A genomic stretch from Bosea sp. F3-2 includes:
- a CDS encoding efflux RND transporter periplasmic adaptor subunit — translation MKRFVLLVVVAALAGGGYYAYRNQRAGSQQAQASAVSGPRAVPVEVAAVELMTVNEEVEALGTLAADESVVIAPEIAGRVVALGFKEGERVKAGQDLVKLDTAILDAELKQALADLGLARDTNERLKSLVQRGSGTQVAVEESTAKLASSEARVQLAKAKLAQSTIVAPFNGVVGLRSVGVGDYVSVGKPLIVLTSIDPIKVDFRVPEIYLSRVKVGQPVQVRVDAVPDRTFTGQIFAIDPVVDVNGRAIRLRANVPNADLALKPGLFARLSITIDRRENAIVVPEMAVVPDGIGKIIYVAENGKARRVAVELGKRLPGKVEVVGGLKPGMQIITAGQMRLRDGSTISVKEKPVQTSQL, via the coding sequence ATGAAGCGGTTTGTTCTCCTCGTCGTGGTCGCGGCTCTCGCCGGCGGCGGCTATTACGCCTACCGCAACCAGCGCGCCGGCTCGCAGCAGGCCCAGGCCAGCGCCGTTTCGGGGCCGCGTGCCGTACCGGTGGAAGTCGCTGCCGTCGAGTTGATGACCGTCAATGAGGAGGTCGAGGCGCTCGGCACGCTCGCCGCCGATGAATCCGTGGTCATCGCTCCCGAGATCGCCGGCCGCGTCGTCGCTCTCGGCTTCAAGGAGGGTGAGCGCGTCAAGGCCGGGCAGGATCTGGTCAAGCTCGACACCGCCATCCTCGACGCCGAGCTCAAGCAGGCGCTGGCCGATCTCGGCCTGGCGCGCGACACCAATGAGCGGCTGAAGTCGCTGGTGCAGCGCGGCTCGGGCACGCAGGTCGCGGTCGAAGAGTCGACGGCGAAACTCGCGTCCAGCGAGGCCCGCGTGCAGCTCGCCAAGGCCAAGCTCGCGCAATCGACCATCGTCGCGCCGTTCAACGGCGTCGTCGGCCTGCGCTCGGTCGGCGTCGGCGATTACGTCTCGGTCGGAAAGCCGCTGATCGTGCTGACCAGCATCGATCCGATCAAGGTCGATTTCCGGGTGCCCGAAATCTATCTGAGCCGCGTCAAGGTCGGTCAACCCGTCCAGGTGCGCGTCGACGCCGTTCCGGACCGGACCTTCACCGGTCAGATCTTCGCAATCGACCCGGTCGTCGACGTCAACGGCCGCGCGATCCGCCTGCGCGCCAACGTCCCGAACGCCGATCTTGCCCTGAAGCCCGGCCTGTTCGCCCGGCTGTCGATCACGATCGACCGGCGCGAGAACGCTATCGTCGTCCCCGAGATGGCGGTGGTGCCTGATGGTATCGGCAAGATCATCTACGTGGCCGAGAACGGCAAGGCGCGCCGGGTCGCGGTCGAGCTTGGCAAGCGGCTGCCCGGCAAGGTCGAGGTGGTCGGCGGGCTGAAGCCCGGCATGCAGATCATCACCGCTGGTCAGATGCGGCTGCGCGACGGCAGCACCATCTCCGTCAAGGAAAAGCCCGTCCAGACGAGCCAGCTCTGA
- the phnC gene encoding phosphonate ABC transporter ATP-binding protein, with translation MLRIEGLTKRFGDRNAVDNVSLSIPKGEMVGVIGRSGAGKSTLLRMLNRLAEPTSGRIVCEEQEITALKGASLRRWRRDTAMIFQQFNLVGRLDVLTNVLLGRLNHRSAALTLVKSFSEDDKIRAIAALERLDMGHLLAQRAETLSGGQQQRVAIARALVQEPRIILADEPIASLDPRNTQVVMDALFRINREDGITVMCNLHDLDIAAKYCDRLIGMAAGKVVFDDVPQALTREVAAELYGIEAKDAGAEALDALDAIAASEAKRARQKIA, from the coding sequence ATGCTGCGTATCGAAGGTCTGACCAAGCGCTTTGGCGACAGGAATGCTGTCGACAATGTCTCGCTGTCGATCCCGAAGGGAGAGATGGTTGGCGTGATCGGCAGGTCCGGAGCCGGCAAATCAACCCTGCTGCGCATGCTCAACCGGCTGGCGGAGCCGACCTCGGGCCGGATCGTCTGCGAGGAGCAGGAGATCACCGCGCTGAAGGGGGCGTCGCTCAGGCGCTGGCGCCGTGATACGGCGATGATCTTCCAGCAGTTCAACCTCGTCGGCCGCCTCGACGTGCTGACCAACGTGCTGCTCGGGCGCCTGAACCACCGTTCCGCCGCCCTGACCCTGGTCAAGAGCTTCTCCGAGGACGACAAGATCCGCGCCATCGCGGCACTCGAGCGTCTCGATATGGGACATCTGCTCGCACAGCGCGCCGAGACCCTGTCCGGCGGCCAGCAGCAGCGCGTCGCCATCGCCCGCGCGCTCGTCCAGGAGCCGCGCATCATCCTCGCCGACGAGCCGATCGCCTCGCTTGACCCGCGCAATACACAGGTCGTCATGGACGCGCTGTTCCGCATCAACCGCGAGGACGGCATCACCGTGATGTGCAACCTGCACGACCTCGACATCGCCGCGAAGTATTGCGACCGGCTGATCGGCATGGCGGCCGGTAAGGTCGTGTTCGACGACGTGCCGCAGGCGCTGACCCGCGAGGTCGCCGCCGAGCTCTACGGCATCGAGGCCAAGGATGCCGGCGCCGAAGCTCTGGACGCGCTCGACGCCATCGCCGCCTCCGAAGCCAAGCGCGCCCGCCAGAAGATCGCCTGA
- the phnE gene encoding phosphonate ABC transporter, permease protein PhnE, with translation MTLAIDRNDPAIRAHAEAYRQAATAKRRQALIGIAVFIVCVLLAARGSEVDLAKFAENIHRFPKYIYETLPTLRLGSLGSDFAEWYWGWKGWLKLLWQTILIAYVGTVLGAIGAFLFCFAAAANLGRAPWLRFAVRRFLEFCRTVPEIVFALIFVIAFGLGPLPGVLAIAIHTMGALGKLFSEVVENIDLKPVDGITASGGSWWQIVRFAVLPQVLSNFASYALLRFEINVRGASIMGFVGAGGIGQDLIEAIRKFYFTDISAILLLIIVTVMLIDYGTERLRHALLSLEHGR, from the coding sequence ATGACCCTCGCGATCGACCGCAACGACCCGGCCATCCGGGCCCATGCCGAGGCTTATCGGCAGGCGGCCACGGCCAAGCGTCGCCAGGCCCTCATCGGCATCGCCGTCTTCATCGTCTGCGTCCTGCTCGCAGCGAGGGGCTCGGAAGTCGATCTCGCCAAGTTCGCCGAGAACATCCACCGCTTCCCGAAATACATCTACGAGACGCTGCCGACACTGCGGCTCGGCAGCCTCGGCTCCGACTTCGCGGAATGGTACTGGGGCTGGAAGGGTTGGCTGAAGCTGCTCTGGCAGACCATCCTGATCGCCTATGTCGGCACGGTGCTCGGCGCCATCGGCGCCTTCCTGTTCTGCTTCGCCGCCGCCGCCAATCTCGGCCGCGCACCCTGGCTGCGCTTCGCGGTGCGCCGCTTCCTCGAATTCTGCCGCACCGTTCCGGAGATCGTGTTTGCACTGATCTTCGTCATCGCCTTCGGCCTCGGCCCGCTGCCCGGCGTGCTCGCCATCGCCATCCACACCATGGGTGCGCTCGGCAAGCTCTTCTCCGAGGTGGTCGAGAATATCGACCTGAAGCCGGTCGACGGCATCACCGCTTCCGGCGGCAGCTGGTGGCAGATCGTGCGCTTCGCCGTGTTGCCGCAGGTGCTCTCCAATTTCGCGAGCTATGCGCTGCTGCGCTTCGAGATCAATGTCCGCGGCGCCTCGATCATGGGCTTCGTCGGCGCCGGCGGCATCGGCCAGGATCTGATCGAGGCGATCCGCAAATTCTACTTCACCGATATCAGCGCCATCCTGCTGCTGATCATCGTCACGGTGATGCTGATCGACTACGGCACCGAGCGGCTGCGCCACGCCCTCCTCAGCCTGGAGCACGGCCGATGA
- a CDS encoding TetR/AcrR family transcriptional regulator translates to MPKPLRRNGAKPRLLDSNQTETSPAKSPSAERARPDKHDAITRAAAETFLAEGFERASLDQIAHRAGVSKQTIYSHFADKEALFKAICAQLTETLTAPLQQASPAADLRSALTRLGEDMLKLMLRPASLDLHRLVVSASPRFPELGRGAYEAGAKRMSDAIVTLLIERSRVGDGVARPVGLDEAERLAEQFVGMLRGLHQLRGLLGIKPMPVTQRKAYVRACVDALLNAL, encoded by the coding sequence GTGCCGAAACCCCTCCGGCGAAACGGCGCCAAGCCCCGCCTGCTCGACTCCAACCAGACCGAAACAAGCCCGGCCAAATCCCCATCGGCCGAACGTGCGCGCCCCGACAAGCACGACGCCATCACCCGCGCGGCCGCCGAGACCTTCCTCGCGGAGGGCTTCGAGCGCGCGAGCCTCGACCAGATCGCTCATCGGGCCGGTGTTTCGAAACAGACGATCTACAGCCATTTCGCCGATAAGGAAGCGCTCTTCAAGGCGATTTGCGCCCAGCTCACGGAAACGTTGACTGCGCCTTTGCAGCAAGCTTCGCCTGCCGCTGATCTGCGCAGCGCCCTGACGCGCCTGGGCGAAGACATGCTCAAGCTCATGCTGCGCCCCGCCTCCCTCGATCTGCACCGGCTGGTGGTGAGCGCCTCGCCGCGCTTTCCCGAACTCGGCCGTGGCGCCTACGAGGCAGGCGCCAAGCGAATGAGCGATGCCATCGTGACGCTGCTGATCGAACGCTCGCGTGTCGGCGACGGCGTCGCCCGTCCGGTCGGCCTCGACGAGGCCGAGCGGCTCGCCGAGCAATTCGTCGGCATGCTGCGCGGCCTGCATCAATTGCGCGGGCTTCTCGGGATCAAGCCGATGCCGGTCACCCAGCGGAAAGCCTATGTCCGCGCCTGCGTCGATGCGCTGCTGAACGCGCTCTGA
- a CDS encoding efflux RND transporter permease subunit: MSLFELFVRRPVLSTVLSLLVMLIGIVSYGRLTVREYPNIDEPIVSVQTIYRGASAEIIETQVTQILENSIAGIEGIEIISSASRQERSQISVRFRPDVDPDVAASDVRDRVSRVRGRMPEEIDEPIIAKVEADSQPILYLSLTSTRHSPLELTDFADRFIAERVQNITGVAEVRILGQRQYAMRIWLDRSRLSAYNVTVQEIEAAVRAQNIEIPSGRIESSDREFTVLSQTGLVTPDQFREIVVKDAAGFPIKLKDLARVELGALEERNAAWFKGSPSVTVGIVKQATANPLDVSSGVRAALPGIIEDLPDGMSIAISYDSSIFIDRSIKAVFQTILEAIVLVVLIIFVFLRSLRATLIPLVTIPVSLIGSFALMYAFGFTVNTLTLLSMVLAIGLVVDDAIVVLENVHRHIEDGMEPNKAAIRGINEIAFAVVAMTLTLVAVYAPMAFSTGRTGKLFIEFALTLAGAVLVSGFVALTLTPMMCAKLLRHHDKHSWLYNVLERGFEGLSRGYKASLRAALTVRPLIVLLAVGVAGGGYYFFTHLRSELAPVEDRGTINVIGVAPEGATMSFTASYARRVEEYFSKIQEVETYLVIVGFPDVTRAIAIARLKPWEERERKQQDLVAEITRELAQIPGIRLFANNPPSLGQGNANSKPVEFVLRSSESYAQLKSYVDQLMRDVADSPALSNVETNLILDKPQIRVTIDRQRAADLGVGVDVIGRTMETLLGGRQVTRFNMNSKQYDVMLQVAGSERSTPQALQSIYLMGRSGAVVQLSSLVRIEETVAPKELVRFNQLRSATITALPAPGYSLGDALKVLEDATARVLPSSVQIDYSGQSREFKQSGASIFLVFLLALGFIYLVLAAQFESFVDPIVIMVSVPLSLTGALAALYYTGGTMNVYSQIGLITLVGLITKHGILILEFTNQLREEGKEMIDALVEAAELRLRPILMTTGAMVLGAVPLAIAHGAGAESRSQIGWVIVGGMTFGTLLTLYVVPVAYSYLARKIHGSRHGAHEEAHGAHPHPAE, encoded by the coding sequence ATGAGTCTCTTCGAACTCTTCGTCCGCAGGCCCGTCCTCTCGACGGTGCTGAGCCTGCTGGTGATGCTGATCGGCATCGTCAGCTATGGCCGCCTCACGGTCCGCGAATACCCGAACATCGACGAGCCGATCGTCTCGGTGCAGACGATCTATCGCGGCGCCTCGGCCGAGATTATCGAGACCCAGGTCACGCAGATCCTGGAGAATTCGATCGCCGGCATCGAGGGTATCGAGATCATCTCCTCGGCCAGCCGCCAGGAGCGCAGCCAGATTTCGGTGCGCTTCCGGCCCGACGTCGATCCCGATGTCGCAGCCTCGGATGTGCGCGACCGCGTCAGCCGCGTGCGCGGGCGCATGCCGGAAGAGATCGACGAGCCGATCATCGCCAAGGTCGAGGCGGATTCACAGCCGATCCTCTACCTGTCGCTGACCAGCACGCGGCATAGCCCGCTCGAATTGACCGACTTCGCCGACCGCTTCATCGCCGAGCGCGTCCAGAACATCACCGGCGTCGCCGAGGTTCGCATCCTCGGCCAGCGCCAATATGCGATGCGCATCTGGCTCGATCGCTCGCGCCTGTCCGCCTACAACGTCACGGTCCAGGAGATCGAGGCGGCGGTTCGCGCCCAGAACATCGAGATTCCATCGGGCCGGATCGAGAGCAGCGACCGCGAGTTCACCGTGCTGTCGCAGACCGGTCTGGTCACGCCGGACCAGTTCCGCGAGATCGTGGTGAAGGATGCCGCCGGCTTCCCCATCAAGCTGAAGGACCTGGCGCGCGTCGAGCTCGGCGCGCTCGAGGAGCGCAACGCGGCCTGGTTCAAGGGCTCGCCCTCCGTGACGGTCGGTATCGTCAAGCAGGCGACTGCGAACCCGCTCGACGTCTCGTCCGGCGTGCGTGCGGCCCTGCCGGGCATCATCGAGGATCTGCCCGACGGCATGTCGATCGCGATCTCCTATGACAGCTCGATCTTCATCGACCGTTCGATCAAGGCGGTGTTCCAGACGATCCTCGAGGCGATCGTCCTCGTCGTGCTGATCATCTTCGTCTTCCTGCGCTCGCTCAGGGCGACGCTGATTCCGCTGGTGACGATCCCCGTCTCGCTGATCGGCTCCTTCGCGCTGATGTATGCGTTCGGCTTCACCGTCAACACGCTGACGCTGCTCTCGATGGTGCTCGCCATCGGCCTCGTCGTCGACGACGCCATCGTGGTGCTGGAGAACGTTCACCGCCATATCGAGGACGGCATGGAGCCGAACAAGGCGGCGATCCGTGGCATCAACGAGATCGCCTTCGCGGTGGTGGCGATGACGCTGACGCTGGTCGCGGTCTATGCGCCGATGGCGTTCTCGACCGGCCGCACCGGCAAGCTCTTCATCGAGTTCGCGCTCACGCTCGCCGGCGCGGTCTTGGTCTCCGGTTTCGTCGCGCTGACGCTGACGCCGATGATGTGCGCCAAGCTCCTGCGCCACCATGACAAGCATAGCTGGCTGTACAACGTGCTGGAGCGTGGCTTCGAGGGGCTGTCGCGAGGCTACAAGGCTTCGCTGCGTGCGGCGCTCACCGTGCGCCCGCTCATCGTCCTGCTCGCGGTTGGCGTCGCCGGCGGCGGCTATTACTTCTTCACGCATCTGCGCTCGGAGCTGGCGCCGGTCGAGGATCGCGGCACGATCAACGTGATCGGCGTTGCGCCGGAAGGGGCGACCATGTCCTTCACGGCGAGCTACGCCCGGCGGGTCGAGGAATATTTCAGCAAGATCCAGGAAGTGGAGACCTATCTCGTTATCGTCGGCTTCCCCGACGTGACGCGAGCGATCGCCATTGCCCGGCTCAAGCCGTGGGAGGAGCGTGAGCGCAAGCAGCAGGATCTCGTCGCCGAGATTACCCGCGAGCTCGCGCAGATCCCCGGCATCCGCCTCTTCGCCAACAACCCGCCCTCGCTCGGCCAGGGCAACGCCAACAGCAAGCCGGTGGAGTTCGTCCTGCGCTCCTCGGAGAGCTATGCGCAGCTCAAGAGCTATGTCGACCAGCTGATGCGGGACGTCGCCGACTCTCCGGCGCTCTCGAACGTCGAGACGAACCTCATTCTCGACAAACCGCAGATCCGGGTCACGATCGATCGGCAGCGCGCGGCCGACCTCGGCGTCGGCGTCGATGTCATCGGTCGCACCATGGAGACGCTGCTCGGCGGGCGCCAGGTCACGCGCTTCAACATGAACAGCAAGCAGTATGACGTGATGCTGCAGGTCGCCGGTTCGGAGCGCAGCACGCCGCAGGCGTTGCAATCGATCTATCTGATGGGCCGCAGCGGCGCGGTGGTGCAGCTGTCGAGCCTGGTCAGGATCGAGGAGACCGTCGCGCCCAAGGAACTGGTCCGCTTCAACCAGCTGCGCTCGGCCACGATCACGGCGCTGCCCGCGCCCGGCTATTCGCTCGGCGATGCGCTCAAGGTGCTGGAGGACGCGACTGCCCGCGTGCTGCCATCCTCGGTCCAGATCGACTATTCCGGTCAGAGCCGCGAGTTCAAGCAATCGGGCGCGAGCATCTTCCTCGTCTTCCTGCTGGCGCTCGGCTTCATCTATCTGGTGCTGGCGGCGCAGTTCGAGAGCTTCGTCGATCCGATCGTGATCATGGTCTCGGTGCCGCTTTCGCTCACCGGCGCGCTCGCCGCGCTCTACTACACCGGCGGGACGATGAACGTGTACAGCCAGATCGGCCTGATCACGCTGGTCGGCCTCATCACCAAGCACGGCATCCTGATCCTGGAGTTCACCAACCAACTGCGCGAGGAGGGCAAGGAGATGATCGATGCCCTCGTCGAGGCGGCGGAGCTGCGCCTGCGCCCGATCCTGATGACCACCGGCGCGATGGTGCTCGGCGCCGTGCCGCTCGCCATCGCCCATGGTGCGGGCGCGGAAAGCCGTTCGCAGATCGGCTGGGTCATCGTCGGCGGCATGACCTTCGGCACGCTGCTGACGCTCTATGTGGTGCCGGTCGCCTACAGCTACCTGGCCCGCAAGATCCATGGCTCCCGTCATGGCGCGCATGAAGAGGCGCATGGGGCGCACCCGCATCCGGCGGAGTAG
- the phnD gene encoding phosphonate ABC transporter substrate-binding protein codes for MLTRRHTLKLAAAGLAAAAAPAFAQDWKAKYPELVFAIIPAENASGVVERYTPFVNYLAKELGTKVTLRIANDYAAIIEGQRAGNIHIGMYGPASFARARMTGAKVDAFAIETNLDGTKGYHSVFYVKKDSPYQKVEDLKGKNLGLVDPNSTSGNNVPRFVLNQMKIEPETFFSKVVYTGSHENAVIALQQGTVDIAANWWNDEQESNLQRMARKNMVKADDFRIIYKSEQIVNSPMAYLSDMPEELKAKIRDAVLNLAAKDKAAFDKIYEGKQGPLVAVDNKSYDPIVELNKFVDELRKKKSS; via the coding sequence ATGCTGACCCGTCGCCATACCCTCAAGCTCGCCGCCGCCGGCCTCGCCGCCGCTGCCGCCCCGGCTTTCGCCCAGGACTGGAAGGCGAAGTATCCGGAGCTGGTCTTCGCGATCATCCCGGCCGAAAACGCTTCGGGCGTCGTCGAGCGCTACACCCCCTTCGTGAACTATCTCGCGAAGGAGCTCGGCACCAAGGTGACGCTGCGCATCGCCAATGACTACGCCGCGATCATCGAGGGCCAGCGCGCCGGTAACATCCACATCGGCATGTACGGCCCGGCGTCCTTCGCCCGCGCCCGCATGACCGGCGCCAAGGTCGACGCCTTCGCGATCGAGACCAACCTCGACGGCACCAAGGGCTATCACTCGGTCTTCTACGTGAAGAAGGACTCGCCCTATCAGAAGGTCGAGGACCTCAAGGGCAAGAATCTCGGCCTCGTCGACCCGAACTCGACCTCGGGCAACAACGTGCCGCGCTTCGTCCTCAACCAGATGAAGATCGAGCCGGAAACCTTCTTCTCGAAGGTCGTCTACACCGGCAGCCACGAGAACGCGGTCATCGCGCTGCAGCAGGGCACCGTCGACATCGCCGCCAACTGGTGGAACGACGAGCAGGAGTCGAATCTGCAGCGCATGGCCCGCAAGAACATGGTCAAGGCCGACGACTTCCGCATCATCTACAAGTCCGAGCAGATCGTGAACTCGCCGATGGCCTATCTCTCCGACATGCCGGAAGAGCTCAAGGCCAAGATCCGCGACGCGGTGCTGAACCTCGCCGCCAAGGACAAGGCCGCCTTCGACAAGATCTATGAAGGCAAGCAGGGCCCGCTCGTCGCGGTCGACAACAAGTCCTACGACCCGATCGTCGAGCTGAACAAGTTCGTCGACGAGTTGCGCAAGAAGAAGTCGTCGTAA